The following are encoded together in the Proteiniphilum saccharofermentans genome:
- a CDS encoding glycosyl hydrolase: MIVSKKKSQLCLLMTTFLLLPMMIGCGNAVQKTNLEEQFRNPLSEEAAPWTFWYWMYGAVSKEGITADLEAMQEIGLGGAYLMPIRSAAENKTFDYSPAYDQLTPEWWELVRFSMEEADRLGLKLGMHICDGFALAGGPWITPEKSMQKVVWSDTVIDGGAVDQLPIPQPESYEGFYRDIALYAIPVTRDISLDDKKPVVTSDTKDRNPAYLADREASGTFRSADPCWIQYTFDTPFLCRSVQVVPGGNNFQAQRLAVYASDDGIRFNKIKQLTPPRQGWQNTDENFTYSIPATEARFFRFYWDPAGTEPGAEDLDAAKWRPNLRVNHIFLSGEAAIDHHEGKSGLVWRVAQRTPSDEIPDEACVNPEDVMEIPLSSLENNDLSTTLPSGKWRIIRMGHTSTGHTNATGGAGRGLECDKFSREVVRIQLENWFGAAFHKTDPVLARKVLKYMHVDSWECGSQNWSENFLSEFKERRGYDLSPHLLVYTGIPVGSVEATESILHDIRQTIAELVVEVFYDTLAGFAKEYDCELSAECVSPTMVSDGMMHYRMVDRPMGEFWLDSPTHDKFNDMLDAISGGRIYGKNIIQGEGFTQLRTMWNENPRMVKPLLDRNYALGLNKVFHHVYVHNPFMDQYPGVTLDGIGLYFQRDQTWWKQGKAWIDYIKRCQTLLQSGHPVVDIAVFTGEETPRRAFLPERLVSSLPGIFGEEKVKAEQKRIANVGQPLRVKPVGVTHSAGVTDAGDWIDALRGYAYDSFNRDALLNDAKVKNGKLVFPGGMEYSILVIPKPYSLSPHGEYMSEEVASKIREIQEQGVIVLLGEKPSRTPSFHNKEHATENLKELTDRIWSVSDAYLLPYHEPDFRQFGLEKDVDLYGAKEIAWTHRASEGMDIYFISNQKEENRNLNISLRCAGKQPELWDPVTGGIKNIEKWSIENGRTHISLELFPHQSVFIVFRNPTSHTQIDAVTASRTIPLETAEWNIVFERDPSLHYTVKELFDWSKEEDKSVKYYAGTAIYTTNFQLDTGLDKEDIRLDLGKVHDMAEVYVNDVYCGSVWTYPDRVNVTEVVREGDNALEVRVVNGWANRIKGVHDKQITDGHIWTNARYWIENQPLQTSGLLGPLTLVVSE, translated from the coding sequence ATGATTGTGAGCAAGAAGAAAAGTCAATTATGCCTGTTGATGACAACATTCCTGTTGCTGCCGATGATGATCGGTTGTGGTAATGCTGTGCAAAAGACCAATCTGGAAGAGCAGTTTCGTAATCCCCTGTCGGAAGAAGCCGCTCCCTGGACATTCTGGTATTGGATGTATGGTGCAGTCTCAAAAGAGGGAATCACGGCAGACCTGGAAGCCATGCAGGAGATCGGTTTGGGTGGCGCTTATCTGATGCCTATCAGGAGCGCGGCCGAGAATAAAACGTTTGACTATTCGCCCGCTTATGACCAGCTTACCCCCGAATGGTGGGAGTTGGTCCGTTTTTCCATGGAGGAGGCAGACCGGCTGGGGTTGAAACTGGGAATGCATATCTGTGACGGATTTGCGCTGGCGGGAGGACCGTGGATCACGCCTGAAAAGTCGATGCAGAAAGTGGTCTGGAGTGACACGGTGATCGACGGTGGGGCAGTGGACCAACTGCCCATCCCGCAGCCTGAGAGTTATGAAGGTTTTTACAGGGATATTGCTCTTTATGCAATTCCTGTTACGCGCGATATTTCCCTGGATGATAAAAAACCTGTGGTGACTTCCGACACAAAGGATAGAAATCCCGCTTATCTGGCCGACAGGGAGGCTTCCGGAACGTTCAGAAGTGCTGATCCCTGCTGGATTCAATACACCTTTGATACCCCTTTCCTCTGTAGATCGGTTCAGGTTGTTCCGGGAGGGAACAATTTTCAGGCGCAGCGTCTGGCCGTGTATGCCAGCGATGACGGTATCCGTTTCAACAAGATCAAACAATTGACTCCCCCTCGTCAGGGATGGCAAAACACCGACGAGAACTTTACCTATTCTATTCCAGCCACAGAGGCCCGTTTCTTTCGGTTTTACTGGGATCCTGCCGGCACCGAACCGGGTGCGGAGGATCTGGATGCCGCTAAGTGGAGGCCTAACCTGAGGGTCAACCATATCTTTTTGTCCGGTGAGGCGGCCATTGATCACCATGAAGGGAAAAGCGGACTGGTATGGCGGGTAGCCCAAAGGACACCATCCGACGAGATACCGGACGAAGCGTGTGTGAACCCCGAAGATGTGATGGAGATACCCCTCTCTTCACTGGAAAATAATGATTTAAGTACGACCCTTCCTTCCGGAAAATGGAGAATAATCCGGATGGGCCACACTTCGACAGGGCATACCAATGCTACCGGTGGTGCAGGAAGAGGATTGGAATGTGATAAATTCAGCAGGGAGGTAGTAAGGATCCAATTGGAGAACTGGTTTGGTGCCGCTTTCCACAAGACAGATCCGGTGCTTGCCCGGAAGGTGCTCAAATATATGCATGTAGACAGTTGGGAGTGCGGCAGTCAGAACTGGTCGGAAAACTTCCTGAGCGAATTCAAAGAGCGCAGAGGATATGACCTTTCACCCCATCTGTTGGTCTATACCGGAATACCGGTAGGAAGTGTGGAAGCTACGGAGAGTATCCTGCACGATATTCGTCAGACCATTGCCGAGTTGGTGGTAGAGGTGTTTTATGATACGTTGGCCGGCTTTGCGAAAGAATACGATTGTGAATTATCGGCAGAGTGTGTTTCGCCCACCATGGTAAGTGACGGGATGATGCACTACCGGATGGTAGACAGGCCCATGGGTGAATTCTGGTTGGATAGCCCTACCCACGATAAGTTCAACGATATGCTGGATGCCATCTCCGGGGGACGTATTTACGGAAAGAATATCATCCAGGGTGAAGGATTCACCCAACTCCGTACCATGTGGAATGAAAACCCGAGGATGGTTAAACCGTTGTTGGACAGGAATTATGCACTGGGGTTGAATAAGGTCTTTCACCATGTCTATGTGCACAATCCTTTTATGGATCAGTATCCCGGAGTAACGCTCGACGGGATCGGGCTTTATTTTCAACGTGACCAGACCTGGTGGAAGCAGGGCAAAGCATGGATCGATTATATAAAACGTTGCCAGACATTGTTACAGTCCGGCCATCCCGTCGTGGATATTGCGGTCTTTACAGGAGAGGAAACACCCCGAAGGGCGTTCCTTCCGGAAAGACTGGTAAGTTCGCTGCCCGGGATCTTTGGCGAAGAGAAAGTGAAAGCGGAACAGAAGAGAATCGCGAATGTAGGACAACCCCTCAGGGTAAAACCGGTAGGTGTTACGCATTCCGCAGGAGTGACGGATGCAGGAGACTGGATCGATGCGTTGAGAGGATATGCATACGACTCTTTCAACCGGGATGCGCTGCTGAATGATGCGAAGGTGAAAAATGGAAAGCTTGTCTTTCCGGGAGGTATGGAATACAGTATATTGGTTATTCCGAAACCCTATAGTCTGTCGCCTCATGGTGAGTATATGAGTGAAGAGGTCGCATCAAAAATCAGGGAGATACAGGAGCAAGGCGTTATTGTCTTGCTGGGAGAAAAACCGTCCCGAACACCTTCTTTTCATAATAAAGAGCATGCAACCGAAAACCTGAAAGAGCTTACGGACAGGATCTGGTCGGTTTCCGATGCATATCTGTTGCCCTATCATGAACCGGATTTCCGTCAGTTTGGGTTGGAGAAGGATGTAGACCTGTATGGAGCGAAAGAGATTGCCTGGACACATCGGGCAAGTGAGGGAATGGATATTTATTTTATATCGAATCAGAAAGAGGAGAACCGGAATCTGAATATCTCTTTACGATGCGCAGGGAAACAACCCGAGTTATGGGATCCTGTGACCGGTGGAATAAAAAATATAGAGAAATGGAGCATTGAAAACGGAAGAACCCATATAAGTCTGGAACTCTTCCCGCATCAATCGGTTTTTATTGTCTTTCGGAATCCGACCTCGCATACACAGATAGACGCTGTTACAGCATCCCGGACAATACCATTAGAGACAGCAGAGTGGAACATTGTTTTCGAACGGGATCCCTCGTTGCATTATACCGTAAAAGAGTTATTCGATTGGAGTAAGGAGGAGGATAAGAGCGTGAAGTACTATGCGGGGACGGCCATTTATACAACCAATTTCCAGTTAGACACAGGTTTGGATAAAGAGGATATCCGGTTGGATTTAGGAAAAGTGCACGATATGGCGGAAGTGTATGTAAACGATGTATATTGCGGATCCGTCTGGACATATCCGGATAGAGTAAATGTGACAGAAGTTGTAAGAGAGGGTGATAATGCCCTGGAAGTAAGAGTTGTAAACGGATGGGCCAACAGGATAAAAGGGGTGCATGACAAGCAGATCACAGATGGACATATCTGGACAAATGCCCGTTACTGGATTGAAAACCAACCTCTGCAAACATCCGGCTTGCTGGGCCCGTTGACGCTCGTGGTTTCAGAATAG
- a CDS encoding glycoside hydrolase family 2 protein, with product MRTKFLLCYVVCILLAANFSFLYAQKSAPKTVIEYLSGKGADDAVDWDFYVTGGMNSGEWTTIKVPSCWETQGFGQFQYGISFYGKPFPEGIAKEEGRYKYEFEAPEEWRNRHIRLVFEASMTDTEVRLNGLKAGPTHQGGFYRFSYDVTDKLRYGGKNLLEVTVKKESENASVNLAERRADYWNFGGIIRPVFLEIKPVRHIHRTAIKAEADGSFTAECYLGNAVSDALSIKAEIFDAAGRKVRETVSPIKKGSDWTTVSMHVPTPALWTAETPNLYTVQFSLTGDAGEILHQTEERFGFRTIEVRESDGLYINGVKVNIRGINRHSFRPETGRTLDREKNYEDVRLIREMNMNAVRLSHYPADPEFLEACDELGLYVMNELAGWHGKYDTPIGKKLVESLVTRDVNHPSVIWWSNGNEKGWNTELDGEYHRWDPQQRPVLHPQGNFGGFETMHYRSYGETQEYLRLPEIFMPTEILHGLYDGGHGAGLYDYWEMMRNHPRCAGAFLWVFADEGVKRVDEDGRIDNQGNYAADGIVGPHHEKEGSFYTVKEIWSPVQIMNERIGKDFDGNFVVENRYDFTSLNACTFKWEQVSFPSVFNAGDDVSVIRSGSLRGSDIAPHESGVMSINMPPFSDKVNGLFVTVIDKFGEELWRWSWRIEGTEKSSAEVSKSGTRASYDETANHIILSASGRKYTFNKGNGYLEQVEADGRSISFGNGPRFFGVRRGDRSFDQFYNHDDPDARSAERIYKEFEDAARLDTVFVSEEGDRRTLHVLYKLGNMKEAAWTVMPDGTVELNYTYNFNGVVDMMGVRFDYPEEKVVGKRWLGDGPYRVWQNRLHGTTYNVWENKYNDPVPGESFTYPEFKGYFANCSWMNIETQEGVISISNETPDAYIGVYQPRDGRDALLYTFPDSGISILDVIPPVRNKVNTTDLIGPSSQPKWANGDKSGRIILRFH from the coding sequence ATGCGGACTAAATTTCTTTTATGCTACGTAGTATGCATCCTCTTGGCTGCGAACTTTTCTTTTTTGTACGCACAAAAAAGCGCCCCGAAAACGGTGATTGAGTATCTCTCCGGAAAAGGCGCCGATGATGCGGTAGACTGGGATTTTTATGTTACCGGGGGTATGAATTCGGGAGAATGGACTACCATCAAGGTTCCATCATGCTGGGAAACACAGGGTTTCGGACAGTTTCAGTACGGGATCTCTTTTTATGGAAAACCGTTTCCCGAAGGAATTGCCAAAGAAGAAGGGAGGTACAAATACGAATTTGAAGCTCCGGAAGAATGGAGAAACCGCCATATCCGGCTTGTGTTTGAAGCGTCGATGACCGACACCGAAGTTCGGTTAAACGGATTGAAAGCCGGCCCAACCCATCAGGGTGGGTTTTACCGTTTTTCCTACGATGTGACCGATAAGTTGAGATACGGTGGAAAGAATCTGTTGGAAGTAACCGTAAAAAAGGAATCGGAGAACGCAAGTGTGAATCTGGCGGAACGGAGAGCCGATTACTGGAATTTCGGCGGGATCATCCGTCCTGTATTTTTAGAGATCAAACCGGTCCGGCATATTCACAGAACCGCCATCAAGGCAGAAGCCGACGGATCATTTACAGCAGAATGTTATCTGGGAAATGCGGTGTCGGACGCGTTGAGTATCAAAGCAGAGATTTTCGATGCGGCAGGCCGTAAGGTTCGTGAGACCGTCTCGCCAATAAAAAAAGGAAGCGACTGGACGACCGTTTCCATGCATGTACCGACTCCTGCATTGTGGACTGCCGAGACCCCGAACCTTTACACAGTGCAATTTTCATTGACAGGAGATGCGGGTGAGATCCTTCATCAGACTGAAGAGCGATTCGGTTTCAGAACCATAGAGGTCAGAGAAAGTGACGGGCTCTATATCAATGGTGTAAAGGTGAATATCCGGGGAATCAACAGGCACAGTTTCCGTCCTGAAACCGGCCGCACACTGGACCGTGAAAAAAATTACGAAGATGTACGTCTGATCAGGGAGATGAATATGAATGCTGTCCGGCTTTCCCATTATCCTGCCGATCCGGAGTTCCTTGAAGCCTGTGATGAGTTGGGGCTGTATGTGATGAACGAATTGGCCGGCTGGCATGGTAAATACGATACGCCTATCGGGAAAAAGCTGGTAGAGTCACTGGTTACCCGCGACGTGAATCATCCCTCTGTCATCTGGTGGAGCAACGGCAATGAAAAAGGATGGAATACCGAACTGGATGGTGAGTATCACAGATGGGACCCGCAACAACGTCCTGTACTGCATCCGCAAGGTAATTTCGGAGGCTTTGAAACAATGCACTATCGTTCGTATGGCGAAACGCAGGAATATCTGCGTTTGCCGGAGATATTCATGCCCACCGAGATTTTGCATGGATTGTACGATGGCGGTCATGGTGCAGGATTATACGACTATTGGGAGATGATGCGCAATCATCCCCGTTGTGCCGGAGCGTTTTTATGGGTTTTTGCCGATGAAGGCGTAAAGAGGGTAGATGAAGACGGGCGGATCGATAACCAGGGTAATTATGCGGCCGATGGTATTGTGGGACCCCATCACGAAAAGGAAGGCAGCTTTTATACCGTGAAAGAGATCTGGTCGCCCGTACAGATCATGAATGAACGTATCGGAAAAGATTTCGATGGCAACTTTGTTGTAGAGAACCGGTATGATTTTACCAGCCTGAATGCGTGTACCTTTAAATGGGAACAGGTTTCGTTCCCTTCCGTATTCAATGCCGGGGACGATGTTTCCGTCATACGAAGCGGTAGTCTCAGGGGAAGTGATATCGCCCCGCATGAGAGTGGAGTAATGTCGATCAATATGCCGCCCTTCAGTGATAAGGTGAATGGTTTGTTTGTAACGGTCATCGATAAATTCGGAGAGGAGCTTTGGCGGTGGAGCTGGAGAATCGAAGGAACTGAAAAGAGCAGTGCGGAGGTAAGCAAAAGCGGTACCAGGGCATCCTATGATGAAACAGCGAATCATATCATCCTCTCGGCATCCGGCAGGAAATATACTTTTAATAAGGGAAACGGTTATTTAGAGCAGGTTGAAGCGGATGGGCGCAGCATATCTTTTGGCAATGGCCCGAGATTTTTCGGTGTCCGGAGAGGAGACCGGTCGTTCGATCAATTCTACAATCACGATGATCCGGATGCCAGAAGCGCAGAGAGGATATACAAGGAATTTGAGGATGCCGCCCGTCTCGATACCGTTTTTGTAAGTGAAGAGGGTGACAGGCGCACATTGCACGTTCTCTATAAACTGGGGAATATGAAAGAAGCGGCATGGACAGTGATGCCCGATGGTACAGTCGAATTGAATTATACCTATAATTTCAATGGGGTGGTAGATATGATGGGTGTTCGTTTTGATTATCCTGAGGAAAAAGTTGTCGGTAAGCGATGGCTCGGAGACGGCCCTTACCGGGTTTGGCAAAACAGGCTTCACGGTACAACTTACAATGTCTGGGAAAATAAATATAACGACCCGGTGCCCGGTGAATCATTTACCTATCCCGAATTCAAGGGTTATTTTGCCAATTGCAGTTGGATGAATATTGAGACGCAGGAAGGGGTCATCTCGATCTCCAATGAGACGCCGGATGCATATATTGGTGTTTATCAGCCCCGTGACGGCAGGGATGCCCTGTTATATACTTTCCCCGACAGCGGAATATCGATACTGGATGTAATTCCCCCTGTACGTAACAAAGTAAATACGACCGATCTTATCGGGCCATCGTCACAACCAAAGTGGGCGAACGGGGACAAAAGCGGAAGAATTATTTTAAGATTTCATTGA
- a CDS encoding glycoside hydrolase family 2 TIM barrel-domain containing protein has product MQRVSILLFFLLLSVVLFPCFAQNDWENHHLLHINREPARASFIPYAEEKNDRMFSLDGEWKFNWVPTPEKRPVDFYRNDFDDSGWIEFPVPANWEVNGFGTPIYVSAGYPFKIDPPYVTKEPRETYTSYAERNPVGSYRRSFTLPAGWEKQQVFLHFEGVQSAFYVWINGERVGYSQGSMEPSEFRITPYLKSGENRIAVEVYKYSDGSYLEDQDMWRFGGIHRSVYLYATENIRIRDFGVRTILDENYEDATLQISPALALYDDQQEDGYTVQAQLYDADGKAVFDTNLSQDVTPILNLNYRAAVMNDRFPQRGIRKFAWLESKVKNPGKWTAETPVLYTLLLTLNDSTGRAVEQITTMVGFRSVEIENGQFLVNGKPVRFRGVNRHEQDPYTAKVMTEERMIQDIKLMKQANINAVRTAHYPSVPRWYELCDEYGLYVMDEANIETHGMRGILASDPEWAHAFMDRAVRMAVRDRNHPSIVVWSMGNESGYGFNFAAISAWLKDFDPTRPIHYEGAQGEENDPGTVDMISRFYTRLQEEYLNPNIPEGESQERAENARWERLLSIAERTNDNRPVLTSEYAHAMGNAMGNFKEYWDEIYSNPRMLGGFIWEWVDHGIITKTAEGQEIVNYGGDFGDQPNLKNFCLDGVLFSNREITPKYLEVKKVYQPVLIELIDRDPLRIKITNRHHHVDLSGYDIQWSISVDGKKEESHEISPVPVLPGESIVVDLRPERTIPERGDVQLMVNFLLREGDRLTEAGFEVAWEQFTLRDGLTGRQNNRRTETSRNIITSVDGDLLSIYNDYFQIKWDLKKGDPVSLHYDGKEIFADNSELPSQFSTQAYRAPVDNDRGFGNWLASDWEKNRMDSPVTKTESVQWERTQDNRIRIVTVKRDSYLNGSIITHATYTISGNGTIDVQFQFTPTGELPELPRLGVLLSLQANLEYYAWYGRGPHENYPDRKYSSPVGLWKSTVTEQFVNYPVPQENGNKEDIQLLTLTDADGKGIRISARDTPFSASALHYLATDLAAVRHNYELEPRPETILSIDARQLGLGNSSCGPGVLKRYAIEKKEHRLHFTISPAQAPLSPGEL; this is encoded by the coding sequence ATGCAACGAGTATCCATATTGCTGTTTTTTCTTCTTTTGTCAGTTGTTTTATTCCCGTGCTTTGCGCAAAACGACTGGGAGAATCATCACCTACTGCATATAAACAGGGAGCCGGCCAGGGCCTCTTTCATCCCCTATGCCGAAGAAAAGAACGACAGGATGTTCTCTTTGGACGGTGAATGGAAATTCAACTGGGTTCCCACACCTGAAAAACGACCGGTGGATTTTTATCGGAATGATTTTGATGATTCCGGTTGGATTGAATTTCCAGTGCCCGCCAATTGGGAAGTAAACGGTTTTGGAACACCTATTTACGTAAGTGCAGGCTATCCATTCAAGATTGATCCACCTTATGTGACCAAAGAGCCGAGAGAGACTTACACATCCTATGCAGAAAGGAATCCAGTGGGTTCCTATCGCCGCTCATTCACTCTTCCCGCCGGGTGGGAAAAGCAACAGGTTTTCCTTCATTTTGAAGGAGTGCAGAGCGCATTCTACGTATGGATCAACGGAGAAAGGGTAGGATATAGCCAGGGAAGTATGGAGCCTTCCGAGTTCAGGATCACGCCTTACCTGAAAAGCGGAGAAAACAGGATCGCCGTGGAAGTATATAAATATTCCGATGGGAGTTATCTCGAAGACCAGGACATGTGGCGTTTCGGCGGTATCCATCGTTCCGTTTACCTCTATGCCACTGAAAATATCCGTATCCGGGATTTTGGAGTAAGGACCATCCTGGATGAAAACTATGAGGACGCGACGCTGCAAATCAGCCCTGCACTGGCGCTGTATGACGACCAACAGGAAGACGGATATACCGTACAGGCACAATTGTACGATGCTGATGGTAAGGCGGTGTTCGACACCAATCTATCGCAGGATGTGACGCCCATATTGAACCTGAATTACCGGGCAGCCGTGATGAACGACCGTTTTCCGCAACGCGGCATCCGGAAGTTTGCCTGGTTGGAATCGAAGGTTAAGAATCCCGGGAAATGGACAGCCGAAACGCCTGTTCTTTATACGCTTCTGCTAACATTGAACGACTCAACCGGCAGAGCCGTAGAGCAGATCACTACAATGGTCGGATTCAGAAGTGTCGAAATCGAGAACGGACAGTTTCTTGTGAACGGAAAACCGGTACGGTTCAGAGGGGTGAACCGGCATGAACAGGATCCCTACACGGCAAAAGTGATGACCGAAGAACGCATGATACAGGATATAAAGCTGATGAAGCAAGCCAATATCAATGCCGTACGTACGGCCCACTATCCCAGTGTACCACGCTGGTACGAATTGTGTGACGAGTATGGACTGTATGTAATGGATGAAGCCAATATCGAGACACACGGTATGCGGGGTATCCTGGCCAGTGATCCGGAGTGGGCACACGCCTTTATGGACAGAGCTGTGCGGATGGCCGTTCGCGACCGGAATCACCCATCTATCGTGGTATGGTCGATGGGAAATGAGTCGGGATACGGATTCAATTTCGCCGCTATTTCGGCCTGGCTGAAAGATTTCGACCCAACCCGTCCCATTCATTATGAGGGAGCACAGGGGGAAGAGAATGACCCCGGCACGGTGGATATGATCAGTCGCTTTTACACACGTTTGCAGGAAGAATATCTCAATCCCAATATACCGGAAGGCGAGAGCCAGGAAAGGGCAGAGAATGCCCGTTGGGAACGGCTGCTGAGTATCGCGGAGCGAACCAACGACAACCGGCCTGTCCTGACCAGCGAATATGCCCATGCGATGGGGAATGCGATGGGGAATTTCAAAGAGTACTGGGATGAAATCTATAGTAATCCGCGAATGCTTGGCGGTTTTATCTGGGAATGGGTAGATCATGGAATTATTACGAAAACCGCCGAGGGACAAGAGATCGTGAATTACGGAGGTGATTTCGGAGATCAACCCAACCTGAAAAATTTCTGTCTGGATGGAGTCCTTTTTTCGAACAGGGAAATCACGCCCAAATATCTGGAGGTGAAAAAGGTGTATCAGCCTGTGCTCATCGAGTTGATTGACAGGGATCCGTTGCGGATAAAGATCACCAACCGGCACCATCATGTCGATCTCTCCGGTTATGATATACAATGGAGCATATCGGTAGACGGGAAAAAAGAAGAATCTCATGAGATCTCTCCCGTACCGGTATTACCCGGTGAATCGATTGTTGTCGATCTTCGTCCGGAAAGAACAATTCCTGAGAGAGGGGATGTACAGCTTATGGTAAACTTTCTGCTCAGAGAAGGCGATCGTTTGACCGAGGCAGGGTTTGAAGTAGCATGGGAGCAGTTTACACTCAGGGATGGATTGACCGGTCGCCAGAATAACCGTAGGACAGAGACAAGTAGAAACATCATAACCTCTGTGGATGGTGATTTGCTTTCCATTTATAATGACTATTTCCAGATTAAATGGGATTTGAAAAAGGGTGATCCCGTTTCATTGCACTATGACGGAAAAGAGATTTTCGCGGACAACAGCGAGTTGCCGTCTCAATTTTCTACCCAGGCCTACCGGGCGCCGGTGGATAACGACAGAGGATTTGGGAACTGGCTGGCGTCGGACTGGGAAAAAAACAGGATGGATAGTCCGGTAACCAAAACGGAGTCGGTACAATGGGAAAGAACGCAGGATAACCGGATCCGTATCGTTACGGTTAAACGTGATTCATACCTGAACGGAAGTATTATTACCCATGCGACCTATACCATCTCCGGCAATGGTACAATAGATGTACAATTCCAATTTACCCCGACGGGTGAATTGCCGGAATTGCCCCGCCTGGGAGTGCTCTTGTCGCTGCAAGCCAACCTGGAGTATTACGCATGGTATGGCCGCGGACCGCATGAAAATTATCCCGACAGAAAATACTCTTCACCTGTAGGTTTGTGGAAATCAACGGTTACGGAACAGTTTGTGAATTATCCTGTCCCGCAGGAAAATGGGAACAAGGAAGATATTCAACTGCTTACGCTCACGGATGCCGATGGGAAAGGAATACGCATCAGTGCCAGGGATACTCCCTTTTCTGCGTCGGCACTGCACTATCTGGCAACAGATCTTGCCGCAGTAAGACATAATTACGAATTGGAACCCAGACCTGAAACGATCCTGTCAATCGATGCCCGGCAGTTAGGATTGGGAAACAGCAGTTGCGGTCCCGGGGTTTTAAAGCGTTATGCGATTGAGAAAAAGGAACATCGGTTGCACTTTACGATTTCACCGGCACAGGCGCCCTTATCGCCCGGAGAGTTGTAG